A DNA window from Chryseobacterium sp. MEBOG06 contains the following coding sequences:
- a CDS encoding GH3 auxin-responsive promoter family protein, which yields MLNFFKKNAALIWAKKHVQKAEEFKKSSEKNQEDLLLTLVNTAQKTLFGREHDFENIHSVKEFQDRVPVADYEDLKPYIERIKKGQANILWTDTPEYFAKTSGTTSGSKYIPISKEGMPFQIAGAQSALFHYINKKNNADFVNGKMIFLQGSPTLEEIFGIKTGRLSGIVAHHIPNYLQKNRLPSWETNIMEDWEAKVDKIIEETEHENMTLISGIPPWLIMYFEKLTEKHGKKITELFPNLQLLVTGGVNYEPYRDKMEDLLGGKVDIIQTFPASEGFFAFQDDYTKEGLLLLTNHGIFYEFIPLEEYGKPNARRLTLKEIELNKDYALILTTNSGLWAYSIGDVVRFISKNPYKVLVSGRTKHFTSAFGEHVIAFEVEEAMKATLEKYPAQITEFHLAPQVNPEEGLPYHEWLIEFEKEPENLELFRRELDEQLRARNTYYNDLISGNILQKLHVTKLKKNAFHEYAKSQGKLGGQNKTPRLANDRNIANLLEIYKL from the coding sequence ATGTTAAACTTCTTCAAGAAAAATGCAGCGCTTATCTGGGCAAAAAAACATGTTCAAAAAGCGGAGGAATTCAAAAAAAGTTCGGAGAAAAATCAGGAGGATTTATTACTAACTCTTGTCAATACTGCTCAAAAAACACTTTTTGGACGGGAACACGACTTTGAAAACATCCATTCTGTAAAGGAATTTCAGGATAGAGTCCCTGTGGCAGATTATGAAGACCTTAAACCTTATATTGAAAGAATAAAAAAAGGACAGGCCAATATTCTATGGACCGATACTCCTGAATATTTTGCAAAAACTTCAGGAACGACTTCAGGCTCTAAATACATTCCTATTTCTAAAGAGGGAATGCCTTTTCAAATTGCCGGTGCCCAAAGTGCCCTGTTTCATTATATCAACAAGAAAAACAATGCTGATTTTGTCAACGGAAAAATGATTTTCCTACAGGGAAGCCCAACACTGGAGGAAATTTTCGGAATTAAAACGGGAAGATTATCCGGCATTGTAGCGCATCATATTCCCAATTATCTTCAAAAAAACCGTCTGCCCAGCTGGGAAACCAATATTATGGAAGACTGGGAGGCCAAAGTAGACAAAATCATTGAAGAAACAGAGCATGAGAATATGACGCTGATCTCAGGAATCCCACCTTGGCTTATCATGTATTTTGAGAAGCTAACGGAAAAACATGGAAAAAAGATCACAGAGTTATTTCCAAATCTTCAGCTTCTTGTCACCGGAGGGGTCAACTATGAGCCTTATCGGGACAAAATGGAAGACCTTTTGGGAGGCAAAGTAGATATTATACAGACTTTTCCTGCTTCTGAGGGCTTTTTTGCATTCCAGGATGATTATACCAAGGAAGGGCTTTTACTGTTAACAAACCATGGAATTTTCTATGAATTTATTCCGTTGGAAGAGTATGGTAAACCCAATGCGAGGAGATTAACTTTAAAAGAGATTGAACTTAATAAAGATTATGCTCTTATTCTTACTACCAATTCAGGATTATGGGCATATTCCATAGGGGACGTTGTACGTTTCATCAGCAAAAATCCATATAAGGTTTTAGTGAGTGGAAGAACTAAACATTTCACTTCGGCATTTGGGGAACATGTGATTGCTTTTGAAGTGGAAGAAGCTATGAAAGCAACTTTAGAAAAATATCCTGCCCAGATTACAGAGTTTCATCTTGCTCCGCAGGTAAATCCTGAGGAAGGACTTCCCTACCACGAATGGCTGATTGAATTTGAAAAGGAACCTGAAAATTTAGAATTATTCAGAAGAGAACTGGATGAGCAGCTGAGGGCCAGAAATACCTATTATAATGATCTGATTTCCGGGAACATTTTACAAAAACTTCACGTTACAAAGCTGAAAAAAAATGCTTTCCATGAGTATGCGAAATCTCAGGGGAAATTAGGCGGTCAAAATAAGACCCCCAGATTAGCCAATGACAGAAATATTGCTAATCTCTTAGAAATTTACAAACTTTAA
- the mfd gene encoding transcription-repair coupling factor, producing the protein MQLKSIKEKFLPDLMQKEFGKEIFTQLENSQHIAVKGSAGSSVSVFVSELFLVQKKNILYLIDDKEDALYANTEMEDLLGKEKVLYFPATHMEPYQVEKTQNANLVLRTEVLNKINSGRSPKVIVAYAGALSEKVLKKEDFKAISHHIKVGDQLDFDFVDELLTHYHFQQADFVSEPGEFSVRGGIVDVFSYSYEKPYRITFFGNEVESIKTFDIETQLSVEKVKEFQLVSNMNFSVTGSRVSLLQLLPPESYVVSRNGKVGMLKIKTFYEKSLEKYDTLNKNIAHRTPQELFISDQEFLFDFKKFKTVDFGSEMIEGLKDLAEIKMEQLPQPSFHKNFELLIEDIEEKQADGFDTWISFSTEKQKERLESIFEELEHELPFKSFKSELHEGFVDHTHKLMVYTDHQIFDRYQRYKAKNTFAKSEQLTLKDLMSLKIGDYIAHIDHGIGKFMGLVKVNNDGKIQECFKLTYKNGDLLYVSIHSLHKISKYNGPEGREIVLSKLGSPAWKSLKQKTKAKVKQIAFDLIKLYAQRKTARGFAFTPDSYLQNELEASFIYEDTPDQEKATLDVKKDMEADTVMDRLVCGDVGFGKTEVAIRAAFKAATDGKQVAVLVPTTILAFQHYRSFKERLKDFPVNVSYVNRFRTAKQKSETLGDLKEGKVDIIIGTHQLASNSVKFKDLGLLIIDEEHKFGVSVKDKLKTLKNNVDTLTLTATPIPRTLQFSLMAARDLSVIKTPPPNRQPVDTQMVGFNEEILRDAVSYELQRDGQVYFINNRIENLKDIAGLIQRLVPDARVITGHGQMEGKQLEKNVLDFMEGKYDVLVSTTIVESGVDVPNANTIFINDAQKFGMADLHQMRGRVGRSNRKAFCYLITPPYDMITSDARKRLEAIEQFSDLGSGFQIAMKDLEIRGAGDLLGGEQSGFINEMGFETYQKLMQEALEELKDDADFENLFDNEEDRQKLFKSVKDVNIDTDLELLLPDSYIYNTEERLLLYQKIAEINNEPELHQFELELIDRFGALPKEAVNLLKSVSLKWLAAEIGFEKIVMKNGVFLGYFPGNPQDKFYQTDRFRHIINYLTQNPAEAQLKEKAGKEANQLMMRKEKVKNVDEVNMLLKAIIEHN; encoded by the coding sequence ATGCAGTTAAAATCCATCAAAGAAAAGTTTCTTCCAGATCTGATGCAAAAGGAGTTTGGAAAAGAAATTTTCACTCAGTTAGAAAATAGTCAGCATATTGCTGTAAAGGGAAGCGCCGGATCTTCGGTGTCCGTTTTTGTGTCCGAACTATTTTTAGTTCAGAAGAAAAATATTCTTTATCTCATAGATGATAAGGAAGATGCTTTATATGCCAATACAGAAATGGAAGATCTCTTGGGAAAAGAAAAGGTGCTGTATTTCCCCGCCACCCATATGGAGCCCTATCAGGTTGAAAAGACACAGAATGCCAATCTGGTATTAAGAACAGAAGTCTTGAATAAGATTAATTCCGGGCGGTCCCCAAAAGTGATTGTAGCTTATGCAGGGGCTTTGTCAGAAAAAGTTCTGAAGAAAGAAGATTTTAAAGCCATTTCACATCATATAAAAGTAGGCGATCAGCTGGATTTTGATTTTGTGGATGAATTACTTACTCATTATCATTTTCAGCAGGCTGATTTTGTTTCAGAACCTGGGGAATTCTCAGTAAGAGGAGGGATTGTAGACGTCTTTTCTTACTCTTATGAAAAACCGTACCGGATTACTTTCTTCGGCAATGAAGTGGAAAGCATTAAAACTTTTGACATAGAGACGCAGCTTTCTGTAGAGAAGGTAAAAGAATTTCAGTTGGTCTCCAATATGAATTTCTCAGTAACCGGAAGCAGGGTTTCGTTGCTTCAGTTATTACCTCCGGAAAGCTATGTGGTTTCAAGAAATGGAAAGGTAGGAATGCTGAAAATTAAAACATTCTACGAGAAATCGCTGGAAAAATATGATACTTTAAATAAAAATATTGCCCATAGAACTCCTCAGGAGCTTTTTATTTCCGATCAGGAATTTCTGTTTGATTTTAAAAAATTTAAAACAGTTGATTTTGGAAGTGAGATGATTGAAGGCTTGAAGGATCTTGCCGAAATTAAAATGGAACAGCTGCCACAGCCGTCTTTCCATAAAAACTTTGAACTGCTGATTGAAGACATTGAAGAAAAGCAGGCAGACGGATTTGATACCTGGATCTCTTTTTCTACGGAAAAACAGAAAGAAAGACTGGAATCTATTTTTGAAGAGCTGGAACATGAACTTCCTTTTAAAAGCTTTAAATCTGAGCTTCATGAAGGGTTTGTAGACCATACTCATAAGTTAATGGTCTATACAGACCACCAGATTTTTGACCGTTATCAAAGATATAAGGCGAAAAATACATTTGCCAAATCTGAACAGCTTACTCTGAAAGATCTTATGTCTTTGAAAATCGGAGACTATATCGCCCATATTGACCACGGAATCGGAAAATTTATGGGATTGGTAAAGGTAAATAATGACGGTAAAATTCAGGAATGTTTTAAACTGACTTATAAAAACGGAGATTTATTATATGTAAGTATTCATTCGCTTCATAAGATTTCAAAATATAACGGACCGGAGGGAAGAGAGATTGTTCTTAGCAAGCTCGGTTCTCCTGCCTGGAAATCTTTAAAACAGAAAACCAAAGCAAAGGTAAAGCAGATTGCTTTTGATCTTATTAAACTATATGCACAGAGAAAAACGGCAAGAGGTTTTGCTTTTACACCGGATTCTTATCTGCAGAATGAGCTGGAGGCGAGTTTTATTTATGAAGACACTCCGGATCAGGAAAAAGCTACTCTGGATGTGAAAAAAGACATGGAGGCAGATACAGTGATGGATCGTCTGGTGTGTGGAGATGTAGGATTTGGTAAAACAGAAGTTGCAATTCGTGCTGCATTTAAGGCGGCAACAGATGGTAAGCAGGTTGCTGTTTTGGTGCCAACAACTATTTTGGCATTTCAGCATTACAGAAGTTTCAAAGAAAGACTGAAAGATTTCCCGGTGAATGTTTCCTATGTCAACCGGTTTAGAACAGCAAAACAAAAATCGGAAACACTGGGTGATCTGAAGGAAGGGAAAGTGGATATTATCATCGGTACCCATCAGTTGGCAAGCAATTCTGTAAAGTTTAAAGATCTTGGATTGTTAATTATTGATGAAGAGCATAAATTCGGGGTTTCAGTGAAAGACAAACTGAAGACATTGAAAAACAATGTTGATACCCTTACTTTAACGGCTACTCCAATTCCAAGAACCCTGCAGTTTTCTTTAATGGCTGCAAGAGATCTATCAGTCATTAAAACGCCGCCGCCAAACAGACAGCCTGTAGATACACAAATGGTAGGATTCAATGAAGAAATTCTGCGTGATGCGGTTTCTTATGAGCTTCAGAGAGACGGGCAGGTCTATTTTATTAATAATAGAATTGAAAACCTTAAAGATATTGCCGGGCTTATCCAGAGGCTGGTTCCGGATGCAAGAGTGATTACCGGACATGGGCAGATGGAAGGAAAGCAGCTGGAAAAGAATGTGCTGGACTTTATGGAAGGGAAGTATGATGTATTGGTTTCTACCACCATTGTAGAAAGTGGAGTGGATGTTCCTAATGCCAATACAATTTTCATTAATGATGCACAGAAATTTGGAATGGCGGATCTTCACCAGATGAGAGGAAGAGTAGGGCGAAGCAATAGAAAAGCTTTCTGCTACCTGATCACGCCGCCTTATGATATGATAACTTCAGATGCCAGAAAACGTTTGGAGGCCATTGAGCAGTTTTCTGATCTTGGAAGCGGTTTCCAGATTGCAATGAAAGATCTTGAGATCCGGGGAGCCGGAGATTTGCTGGGTGGTGAACAGAGCGGATTTATTAATGAGATGGGATTCGAAACTTATCAGAAATTGATGCAGGAGGCCCTCGAAGAATTGAAAGATGATGCAGATTTTGAAAATTTATTTGACAACGAAGAAGACAGACAGAAGCTTTTCAAGTCAGTAAAGGATGTGAATATTGATACTGATTTAGAATTGCTGCTGCCGGATTCTTATATCTATAATACGGAAGAAAGATTATTGCTGTATCAGAAAATCGCTGAGATTAATAATGAACCTGAGCTTCATCAGTTTGAGCTTGAATTGATCGATCGTTTTGGTGCGCTGCCTAAAGAAGCTGTTAACCTATTGAAAAGTGTTTCTTTAAAATGGCTTGCAGCAGAGATCGGTTTTGAGAAAATTGTTATGAAAAACGGAGTGTTTTTAGGATATTTTCCAGGTAATCCCCAGGATAAGTTTTATCAGACAGACAGATTCAGACATATCATTAATTATCTGACCCAAAATCCTGCTGAAGCACAGCTGAAAGAAAAGGCAGGGAAGGAAGCTAATCAGCTTATGATGAGAAAAGAGAAAGTGAAAAATGTAGATGAGGTCAATATGCTTCTGAAGGCTATCATAGAGCATAATTAA
- the pth gene encoding aminoacyl-tRNA hydrolase codes for MKYLIVGLGNKGSEYENTRHNIGFKVAEKIAETLGTSFNTANFGWMAEGKHKGRKVFVLKPDTYMNLSGNAVKYWMQKENIPLENVLIVTDDLALPFGTLRMKGKGSDAGHNGLKNINEVLQTQNYARLRFGISADFSAGRQVDYVLGTWNEEESEKLPERIETFSKASLSFVFAGLNNTMSAFNGK; via the coding sequence ATGAAATATTTAATCGTCGGGCTTGGAAACAAAGGCTCAGAATATGAAAATACACGACATAATATAGGATTTAAAGTGGCAGAGAAAATTGCTGAAACACTTGGCACTTCATTCAATACAGCTAATTTTGGATGGATGGCCGAAGGTAAACATAAAGGCAGAAAAGTTTTTGTTCTTAAACCTGATACCTATATGAATCTTTCCGGAAATGCCGTAAAATACTGGATGCAGAAAGAAAATATCCCTTTAGAAAATGTACTGATCGTAACCGATGATCTGGCTCTTCCTTTCGGAACATTAAGGATGAAAGGAAAAGGATCTGATGCAGGGCATAACGGGCTGAAAAATATTAATGAAGTCCTGCAGACCCAAAACTATGCAAGACTGCGTTTTGGGATTTCTGCCGATTTTTCTGCTGGGCGACAGGTAGATTATGTTCTCGGAACCTGGAATGAAGAAGAGTCGGAAAAACTGCCGGAGAGAATTGAAACCTTTTCCAAGGCCAGCCTTTCTTTCGTATTTGCCGGATTAAATAACACGATGTCTGCATTTAACGGGAAATGA